A genome region from Alphaproteobacteria bacterium includes the following:
- a CDS encoding tetratricopeptide repeat protein has translation MSPPPPSLAPALERYRRGDLAGARAAAEAALAVDPGNVELSAFAGLAAAQAGDPKGAIPHFRRALDARPGDSAARCNLAAAVLDSGDAPEAARICEAGGADPRLRRIAAYAWQQQGRHAEAAAAYEDVVRATPGDWESWNNLGNVRSALGDTGRAAAALRQAIRLRPDMIEMVLNLSGVLDRGERVDERRALMREAARLSPEIPRVQSELGLAEAAAGDFAAAEAAFRQAIRLDPKDIGPYLELGILLESLNRTDDLAALADLAGKQGPGGAEAGFLRAWALRRQGRFAEALPLAEATPLSIDPMRKAQLIGEIADRLGDSARAFESFAEMNRAALAAKAGMDFGPDYAAEVGANAALLTPEWVASWPALALDRDPPPPIFVLGFPRSGTTLLDTLLMNLPQLHVLEEMPPLAEVEAALGGHARLASLTDAEANGLRSLYFQRLRALSPPAPGQTIVDKFPLHMARVALIHRLFPEARIVFVERHPCDAVLSCFTSNFTLNRAMRCFTTLEGAARLYDIVLDSWTRASSLLPIHVHSLRYERLIADPETEMRALLDFLGLPWDERVLDNQAAAAKRTHIATASYKQVTEPLYARSVGRWERYRAQMAPVLPILAPWAERLGYRL, from the coding sequence ATGAGCCCGCCACCGCCAAGCCTCGCCCCGGCGCTCGAGCGCTACCGCCGCGGCGACCTCGCAGGGGCGCGCGCGGCGGCAGAGGCCGCGCTCGCCGTCGATCCGGGCAATGTCGAGCTCAGCGCCTTCGCCGGCCTCGCCGCCGCCCAGGCAGGAGATCCGAAAGGCGCAATCCCGCATTTCCGCCGCGCCCTGGACGCTCGGCCCGGGGATTCCGCCGCGCGCTGCAATCTCGCGGCGGCCGTGCTCGATTCGGGCGATGCGCCGGAGGCGGCGCGGATCTGCGAGGCGGGCGGGGCGGACCCGCGCCTTCGCCGGATCGCCGCTTATGCCTGGCAGCAGCAGGGCCGGCACGCCGAAGCCGCCGCCGCCTACGAGGATGTGGTCCGCGCCACGCCCGGCGATTGGGAGAGCTGGAACAACCTCGGCAATGTTCGCTCGGCGCTCGGCGACACGGGGCGCGCGGCCGCGGCGCTGAGGCAAGCGATCCGGCTTCGGCCCGACATGATCGAGATGGTGCTCAATCTTTCGGGCGTGCTCGACCGCGGCGAGCGCGTCGACGAGCGGCGGGCGCTGATGCGCGAAGCGGCGCGCCTTTCCCCCGAAATCCCCCGCGTGCAGAGCGAGCTCGGCCTCGCCGAAGCGGCGGCGGGCGATTTCGCGGCGGCGGAAGCCGCTTTCCGCCAGGCGATCCGCCTCGATCCCAAAGACATCGGCCCCTATCTCGAGCTCGGCATCCTCCTCGAAAGCCTCAACCGCACGGACGATCTGGCCGCGCTCGCCGATCTCGCCGGGAAGCAGGGGCCGGGAGGCGCGGAGGCCGGGTTCCTTCGCGCCTGGGCGCTGCGCCGGCAAGGCCGCTTCGCCGAGGCGCTGCCGCTGGCCGAGGCGACCCCCCTTTCGATCGATCCGATGCGCAAGGCGCAGCTGATTGGCGAGATCGCCGACCGGCTGGGAGACAGCGCGCGCGCCTTCGAGTCCTTCGCGGAGATGAACCGGGCTGCGCTCGCCGCCAAGGCCGGGATGGATTTCGGCCCCGATTATGCCGCCGAAGTGGGCGCCAACGCCGCTCTGCTGACGCCCGAGTGGGTCGCCTCCTGGCCGGCGCTGGCGCTGGACCGCGATCCGCCGCCGCCGATCTTCGTCCTGGGCTTCCCGCGCTCGGGAACGACCCTTCTCGACACGCTGCTGATGAACCTCCCCCAGCTGCACGTGCTGGAAGAGATGCCGCCGCTCGCCGAGGTCGAGGCGGCGCTTGGCGGGCACGCGCGGCTCGCCTCGCTCACCGACGCCGAGGCGAACGGCCTCCGCTCGCTCTACTTCCAGCGCCTGCGCGCCCTTTCCCCTCCGGCCCCGGGCCAGACGATCGTCGACAAATTCCCGCTTCACATGGCGCGCGTGGCGCTGATCCACCGCCTGTTCCCCGAGGCCAGGATCGTCTTCGTCGAGCGCCATCCGTGCGACGCGGTGCTGAGCTGCTTCACGTCCAATTTCACCCTCAACCGGGCGATGCGCTGCTTCACCACGCTGGAAGGGGCGGCCCGGCTCTACGACATCGTCCTCGACTCCTGGACCCGGGCGAGCAGCCTGCTTCCGATCCACGTCCATAGCCTGCGCTACGAAAGGCTGATCGCCGATCCGGAAACGGAGATGCGTGCGCTGCTCGATTTCCTCGGCCTTCCCTGGGACGAACGCGTGCTAGACAACCAGGCCGCCGCCGCCAAGCGGACGCATATCGCCACCGCCAGCTACAAGCAGGTGACCGAGCCGCTCTACGCCCGCTCGGTCGGTCGCTGGGAGCGCTACCGCGCGCAGATGGCCCCGGTGCTGCCGATCCTCGCCCCCTGGGCCGAGCGGCTCGGCTATAGGCTGTGA